The following proteins are encoded in a genomic region of Triticum dicoccoides isolate Atlit2015 ecotype Zavitan chromosome 1B, WEW_v2.0, whole genome shotgun sequence:
- the LOC119307035 gene encoding pre-mRNA-splicing factor ATP-dependent RNA helicase DEAH1-like, which produces MASEEGQLKTRVSDRLMALLGYSEVMVVRLVLRLARDSASAADLAARLVDLAGLPSSADTVAFAEDVHAMFPRKGSRVSEYRKQVQEAAAFAKRQSALKLLDDEDDVAEDAGATTTAWSSNSNIKKRFRQKAASQGDDDGEEEATVMRDSGRKVRAQRAPATDGGDSGGEELEEMDRDQIEKAQLDQHIRERDAASTRKLTDGKPSKREQGELARRSEAMDRGDTSELRTASRHAYLEKRKKMKVEEMRDEIIDNELIFDGVKMTNAEEQEFRRKKEIYELVKDRVGKDADAGDYYRMPEAYDAAENLDQAKRFAVPRQRYDDPEASAARGGRRSDFFSEQEAWEEQQIRKSRLNFGSGDGGRAGGGYELVLEDVVDFVKSTVQAGAEPDGEMDELAEAVDAKVKLQRELQDERKNLPVYKFKDDLLKAIEKYQVLIIVGETGSGKTTQIPQYLHEAGYTAKGKKIACTQPRRVAAMSVAARVAQELGVKLGHEVGYSIRFEDCTSDKTVIKYMTDGMLLREFLGEPDLASYSVVIVDEAHERTLSTDILFGLVKDIARFRPDVKLLISSATLNAERFSDFFDEAPIFKIPGRRYKVDIHYTTAPEADYIAAAVVTVLRLHVKQPAGDILLFLTGQEEIETVEELLKQKMRTVGSKIAELVICPIYANLPTELQTKIFEPTPEGARKVVLATNIAETSLTIDGIKYVIDPGFCKLKSYNPRTGMESLRVEPISKASADQRAGRSGRTGPGKCFRLFTEYNFRHDLDDDTVPEIQRSNLANVVLRLKALGINDLVSFDFMDPPASEALLKALEELFALGTLNSRGELTKTGRRMAEFPLDPMLSKAIVASEKYGCSEEVVTIAAMLSAGNAVFYRPKDKLVLADTARQAFHAGNVGDHVALLNVYNAWTESGYSSQWCRENFVQPRTMKRARDVRDQLEALLERVEIEHCSGAGDLDGIRKAVTAGYFRNAARRQKDGSYRAVKSRQMVFVHPSSGMAELPPTWVVYHELVLTSKEYMRQVTELKPEWLLEIAPHYYQRKDIDGHQPKKTAKDKGPAARQT; this is translated from the coding sequence ATGGCGAGCGAGGAGGGCCAGCTCAAGACGCGGGTGTCCGACCGTCTGATGGCGCTCCTGGGCTACTCCGAGGTCATGGTGGTGCGCCTGGTGCTCCGCCTCGCGCGGGACAGCGCCTCGGCGGCCGACCTCGCGGCGCGCCTCGTCgacctcgccggcctcccctcctccgcCGACACCGTCGCCTTCGCGGAGGACGTGCACGCCATGTTCCCCCGCAAGGGCTCCCGCGTCAGCGAGTACCGGAAGCAGGTGCAGGAGGCGGCGGCGTTCGCCAAGAGGCAGAGCGCCCTCAAGCTGCTCGACGACGAGGACGATGTCGCTGAAGacgccggcgccaccaccaccgCGTGGTCCTCTAACAGCAACATCAAGAAGCGTTTCAGGCAGAAGGCCGCGAGCCAAGGGGAtgacgacggcgaggaggaggcgacTGTAATGCGCGATTCAGGGCGGAAAGTGCGAGCGCAGCGTGCTCCCGCGACGGACGGCGGCGATTCTGGTGGGGAGGAACTAGAGGAGATGGACCGTGACCAGATCGAGAAGGCTCAGCTCGACCAGCACATCAGAGAACGCGACGCGGCCAGCACTAGGAAACTGACGGATGGGAAGCCGTCCAAGCGAGAACAGGGCGAGCTCGCCCGGCGGTCCGAAGCCATGGACAGGGGCGACACCTCGGAGCTCAGGACGGCCTCGCGGCACGCGTACCTGGAAAAGCGGAAGAAGATGAAGGTGGAGGAGATGCGAGACGAGATCATCGACAACGAGCTTATCTTCGACGGCGTCAAGATGACGAACGCCGAAGAGCAGGAATTCAGGCGCAAGAAGGAAATCTACGAGCTTGTCAAGGACCGCGTCGGAAAGGACGCAGACGCCGGCGACTACTATAGGATGCCAGAGGCATACGACGCCGCAGAAAACTTGGATCAGGCTAAGCGGTTCGCCGTTCCGAGGCAACGGTACGATGACCCCGAGGCGTCGGCGGCGAGAGGCGGCAGGAGGAGCGATTTCTTCTCGGAGCAGGAGGCCTGGGAAGAGCAGCAGATAAGGAAGTCTCGGCTGAACTTTGGATCAGGTGACGGTGGCCGGGCCGGCGGCGGCTACGAGCTTGTCCTGGAAGACGTGGTCGACTTCGTCAAGTCCACCGTGCAGGCCGGCGCCGAgccggacggcgagatggacgaactGGCCGAGGCCGTCGACGCCAAGGTCAAGTTACAGCGGGAGCTGCAGGACGAGAGGAAGAATCTGCCCGTGTACAAGTTCAAGGACGACCTGCTCAAGGCCATCGAAAAGTACCAGGTGCTGATCATCGTCGGAGAGACCGGCTCCGGCAAGACCACGCAGATACCTCAGTACCTCCACGAGGCCGGGTACACGGCCAAGGGGAAGAAGATCGCGTGCACGCAGCCGCGGCGCGTGGCGGCGATGAGCGTGGCGGCGAGGGTGGCGCAGGAGCTGGGCGTCAAGCTCGGGCACGAGGTCGGCTACTCCATCAGGTTCGAGGACTGCACCTCGGACAAGACGGTGATCAAGTACATGACGGACGGGATGCTCCTGCGGGAGTTCCTCGGCGAGCCGGACCTGGCGAGCTACAGCGTGGTGATCGTGGACGAGGCGCACGAGCGCACGCTCTCCACCGACATCCTCTTCGGCCTGGTCAAGGACATTGCGCGCTTCCGGCCGGACGTGAAGCTGCTCATCTCCAGCGCCACGCTCAACGCCGAGAGGTTCAGCGACTTCTTCGACGAGGCCCCCATCTTCAAGATCCCCGGGAGGCGGTACAAGGTGGACATCCACTACACCACGGCGCCGGAGGCGGACTACATCGCCGCGGCCGTGGTCACGGTCCTGCGGCTGCACGTCAAGCAGCCCGCCGGCGACATCCTGCTGTTCCTCACGGGGCAGGAGGAGATCGAGACGGTGGAAGAGCTACTGAAGCAAAAGATGAGGACGGTCGGCAGCAAGATTGCAGAGCTGGTGATCTGCCCGATCTACGCGAACCTGCCCACCGAGCTCCAGACCAAGATCTTCGAGCCGACGCCGGAGGGCGCCCGCAAGGTGGTCCTGGCCACCAACATCGCCGAGACGTCGCTGACCATCGACGGGATCAAGTACGTGATCGACCCGGGCTTCTGCAAGCTCAAGTCGTACAACCCGCGCACGGGCATGGAGTCGCTGCGCGTTGAGCCCATCTCCAAGGCGTCGGCGGACCAGCGCGCCGGCCGGTCGGGGCGCACAGGGCCGGGCAAGTGCTTCCGCCTCTTCACGGAGTACAACTTCAGGCACGACCTGGACGACGATACGGTCCCGGAGATCCAGAGGAGCAACCTGGCCAACGTGGTGCTGAGGCTCAAGGCGCTGGGCATCAACGACCTGGTGAGCTTCGACTTCATGGACCCCCCGGCGTCGGAGGCGCTGCTCAAGGCCCTGGAGGAGCTCTTCGCCCTCGGCACGCTCAACAGCCGCGGCGAGCTCACCAAGACCGGGAGGCGGATGGCGGAGTTCCCCCTGGACCCCATGCTCTCCAAGGCCATCGTCGCGTCGGAGAAGTACGGGTGCTCCGAGGAGGTGGTGACCATCGCGGCCATGCTGTCGGCCGGGAACGCCGTCTTCTACCGGCCCAAGGACAAGCTGGTGCTCGCCGACACGGCGCGGCAGGCCTTCCACGCGGGCAACGTCGGCGACCACGTGGCGCTGCTCAACGTGTACAACGCGTGGACAGAGTCGGGCTACTCGTCGCAGTGGTGCCGCGAGAACTTCGTGCAGCCGCGCACCATGAAgcgcgcgcgggacgtgcgggaccaGCTGGAggcgctgctggagcgggtggaGATCGAGCACTGCTCCGGCGCCGGCGACCTCGACGGGATAAGGAAGGCGGTCACGGCGGGCTACTTCCGTAACGCCGCGCGGCGGCAGAAGGACGGGTCGTACCGTGCCGTCAAGAGCCGGCAGATGGTGTTCGTGCACCCGAGCTCCGGGATGGCGGAGCTGCCGCCTACGTGGGTGGTGTACCATGAGCTGGTGCTGACCAGCAAGGAGTACATGCGGCAGGTGACGGAGCTCAAGCCGGAGTGGCTGCTGGAGATCGCGCCGCACTATTACCAGCGCAAGGACATCGACGGGCACCAGCCAAAGAAGACGGCCAAGGACAAAGGTCCAGCGGCGAGGCAAACCTGA